TCCCATTTTAAAAACACCCCAACCCTAGGGACTGCGTATTATTTACCAGTCCCTTTTTTATTGGGGTGCAAAATAAATAAGTCCCTTACATGCTAAGACTAGAAATATAGCGGCTGAGGCAGCACATACTATTTTGATAGGCTGACAATCCTTGGTATAATAGTAAAAAATTAAGGAGTGAATAATATGAGCGAGGCCATCAACAATCGGGAGTATAGACAGAAGGTTCTGAGAGAACTGATCATGGAGCTGGTATTTTGCCATTAGGGATGGCAACGGCCAATACATGGGAACCATGGAAGTCAGCCAAAACATCAAGCCGATCCAAGACATTAGCGGCGAAAAGCGTCTGTTAAGGGACTGGCCCAGTAACAGCAACCTAGCCAAGACAGAATAAGTAGCAAAAAGGGCCTGCACGCTTTGGTGCAGGCCCGTGTTTGAGGTGCTGTTTGTAGTTGTTTGGTTCTGATAATGCACCTGTCTCATAGTAAGAGAAACAAATACCCTGTTCCAACCATCAGCACATTGCTGATGCTGTGCATGAGCATCGGATACGCGATGCTGCGGCTATCTTGGTATGCTTTCCCCTGGATAGTGCCTAACACAAAAGCATAGAACAGCCGAAAGTAATTCGCTTCTATGGTAAACGGGAATAAAGACCATTTCATATGCGCGATTGCAAACAAGAAAGAGGCGATAAGTGTTTCTAATGTAATGCCCCA
This sequence is a window from Bacillota bacterium. Protein-coding genes within it:
- a CDS encoding CPBP family intramembrane metalloprotease; the protein is GTLGFQLLLSGPAEEILYRALPITMLVHVLEKSVKVKWGITLETLIASFLFAIAHMKWSLFPFTIEANYFRLFYAFVLGTIQGKAYQDSRSIAYPMLMHSISNVLMVGTGYLFLLL